A stretch of the Poseidonibacter parvus genome encodes the following:
- a CDS encoding diguanylate cyclase domain-containing protein: MKIQLKKITDVTINDLLNKDVIMPSIYFEKFNKNARTLDVNLEDSSFEKELNKILIEDFNSIEEYMFSIEKNASIVKNAVEGTQKALLNKDIDTLTDIYSQMVKLEKEVKSLNKKLFVDDLTTCYNRKWIYNKFLDKDSKFKDNGICVIIDVIDFDYIQNEYGELLSNNLIIFINNFIKEKLNEEKISFKTARFFDSKFFIFVNHENKKEVSDLIFNIQQLLKNTTLKSKTGLVIRADYNYAISRFKNNEESKEVFEALFHELKEEN; the protein is encoded by the coding sequence ATGAAGATTCAACTAAAAAAAATTACTGATGTAACAATTAATGATTTATTAAATAAAGATGTAATTATGCCATCTATCTATTTTGAAAAGTTTAATAAAAATGCACGAACTTTAGATGTTAACCTTGAAGATTCATCATTTGAAAAAGAATTAAATAAAATACTAATTGAAGATTTCAATTCTATTGAAGAATATATGTTTTCTATAGAAAAAAATGCTTCAATAGTAAAGAATGCAGTTGAAGGAACACAAAAGGCACTGCTTAATAAAGATATTGATACTCTTACTGATATATACTCACAAATGGTAAAACTAGAAAAAGAAGTAAAAAGTTTAAACAAAAAACTTTTTGTTGATGATTTAACTACTTGCTACAATAGAAAATGGATATATAATAAATTTTTAGATAAAGACTCAAAGTTTAAAGATAATGGAATTTGTGTGATAATAGATGTTATAGACTTTGACTATATACAAAATGAATATGGAGAATTACTTTCTAATAATCTAATTATATTTATAAATAATTTTATAAAAGAAAAACTAAATGAAGAAAAGATAAGCTTTAAAACAGCAAGATTCTTCGATAGTAAATTTTTTATTTTTGTTAATCATGAAAATAAAAAAGAGGTATCAGATTTAATTTTTAATATACAACAATTATTAAAAAATACAACACTAAAAAGTAAGACTGGTTTAGTAATAAGAGCAGACTATAATTATGCTATATCTAGATTTAAAAATAATGAAGAATCAAAAGAAGTTTTTGAAGCACTATTTCATGAACTAAAAGAAGAAAATTAA
- a CDS encoding EAL domain-containing protein: protein MSLQNYIYKFFNKNNIKTLFLIDILYMKDINAIYNFQNGDYIIKQLKKLLENKITSLIRKKINKKILIELTNTHADVFELTIYEDFTIDEILEIKNLIFEHVINHPFKLNNKSANINIDITIGCSKSDDQLIRIYAEKALHQAKLNFVHYMYYDSYLYKNEAINEDLLDILNYNIENELVEPYFQAIMDNKTEQIIKYEALMRLYDKKGNILLPHVFIHKSKKCRLYTKLMELLIDKIVFYINKYKKNISINLDYTDILNPNIKRSLIAKIRKNNIGKYLTIEILESEKIANFNIVNDFISEVKKYNVKIAIDDFGTGFSNYEYILNLNVDYIKIDGSLIKKIDEEIYLNLIKSIVQFCKQQEIKIVAEFVSDIKILRYVKAIGIDYSQGYYISKPVEITEIIGDK, encoded by the coding sequence TTGTCACTTCAAAATTATATATATAAATTTTTCAATAAAAATAATATTAAGACACTTTTCTTAATTGATATTTTATATATGAAAGATATAAATGCCATTTATAATTTTCAAAATGGTGACTATATAATTAAACAATTAAAAAAACTATTAGAAAATAAAATCACATCTTTAATAAGAAAAAAGATTAATAAAAAAATATTAATAGAATTAACAAACACCCATGCTGACGTCTTTGAATTAACAATATATGAAGATTTTACAATTGATGAAATTCTAGAAATCAAAAACTTAATCTTTGAGCATGTTATTAATCATCCTTTTAAATTGAATAATAAATCTGCAAATATAAATATTGATATTACAATTGGTTGTTCAAAAAGTGATGATCAATTAATTAGAATTTATGCAGAAAAAGCACTACATCAAGCAAAATTAAACTTTGTTCATTATATGTATTATGATTCTTATCTTTACAAAAATGAAGCAATAAATGAAGATTTACTTGATATTTTAAATTATAATATTGAAAATGAATTAGTTGAACCATATTTTCAAGCTATTATGGATAATAAAACAGAACAGATTATAAAATATGAAGCACTAATGCGGTTATATGATAAGAAAGGTAATATTCTTTTACCTCATGTATTTATTCACAAATCTAAAAAATGTCGATTATATACAAAACTAATGGAATTATTAATAGATAAAATTGTTTTTTATATTAATAAATACAAAAAAAACATTAGTATTAATCTTGATTATACAGATATTTTAAATCCTAATATAAAAAGATCATTAATTGCAAAAATAAGAAAAAATAATATTGGTAAATATTTAACAATAGAAATTTTAGAAAGCGAAAAAATAGCAAACTTTAATATTGTTAATGATTTTATCTCAGAAGTAAAAAAATATAATGTAAAGATTGCAATTGATGACTTTGGGACTGGTTTTTCAAATTATGAATATATACTAAATTTGAATGTAGACTATATAAAAATTGATGGTTCTTTAATCAAAAAGATTGATGAAGAAATCTACTTAAACTTAATAAAAAGTATTGTTCAGTTTTGTAAACAGCAAGAAATAAAAATAGTTGCAGAATTTGTTAGTGATATAAAAATATTAAGATATGTAAAAGCAATTGGCATAGATTATTCCCAAGGCTATTATATAAGTAAACCTGTAGAAATAACTGAAATAATTGGAGATAAATAA
- a CDS encoding DedA family protein: MEELIKDWGYLALFAYSFGGGFVGLIIAGVLSFAGDLNIYISIAVAATSNFLGDQFLFFLARKNKSYAKDMMKNYGRKIALAHLMMRRYGSFVVFVQKYVYGIKTLIPLAMGLTKYSSIKFTIFNIIATIIWACIVGYGSYAAGEYILAIADDFKYVGIGIVLVIVIGVSYIFKRIDKK, encoded by the coding sequence ATGGAAGAATTGATTAAAGACTGGGGATATTTAGCATTATTTGCCTACTCTTTTGGTGGAGGGTTTGTTGGTTTAATAATAGCAGGTGTTTTATCCTTTGCAGGTGATTTAAATATATATATTTCAATCGCAGTTGCTGCTACTTCAAACTTTTTAGGGGATCAGTTTTTATTTTTTCTTGCAAGAAAGAATAAATCTTATGCGAAAGATATGATGAAAAACTACGGAAGAAAGATTGCACTTGCACATTTAATGATGCGTAGATATGGATCTTTCGTAGTTTTTGTACAAAAATATGTTTATGGAATTAAAACATTAATTCCTCTTGCTATGGGATTAACAAAATACTCATCAATTAAATTTACAATTTTTAATATTATTGCAACTATTATTTGGGCTTGTATTGTAGGATATGGTTCTTATGCTGCTGGTGAATATATTCTAGCAATAGCCGATGATTTTAAATATGTAGGAATTGGAATTGTTTTAGTAATTGTAATTGGAGTTTCATATATATTTAAAAGAATTGATAAAAAATAG
- a CDS encoding EAL domain-containing protein — translation MQYDVSYDNDKALYTTILNNTTEGIIIVDEKIRIIELNKSCEDITGYSFKEVKNKNPNIFSSETISSDRYKKIWKQISKSGFWIGELQNRHKNGNIYPIIIKIYKFYNKKSKKLNYFGIFSDISSQERKNDNLLHLAYHDPLTNLPNRLKLEAQLEYVVNNSKRNNLQFAILFLDLDDFKIINDTLGHSSGDEVLISFANKFKEIIRTNDMIARVGGDEFIVVLSDISNYLFIERVCSKILALVNKPFNINNTSFNIGVSIGIAVYPQNADNYKDLIHNADSAMYYAKNKGKNHFKFYSKQMNKNHNFQAEKEIELFNAIKNDEFIIHFQPEIDLKTNKVFALEVLSRWKKNNKVVMPNDFISDLDNTNHIIEFEKQILIKACKQLKLWQDRDIYNGVISINISGKHLETGDLYKLVVDVLKSHKLEAKYLELEFNEYDVMKISTKTLFTLNNLSVLGVSLSIDNFGKGFSSFNYLRECSISKLKIDKSYIDSLTKENNDEDIVKSIIDLGINMGLSVIAEGIEVPLQDEIIKKNSCTKVQGFFYAKPMDSKEFEHWYKNFNQLNIKA, via the coding sequence TTGCAATACGATGTATCTTATGATAATGATAAAGCTCTTTATACTACAATTCTTAACAATACCACTGAGGGTATTATCATTGTTGATGAAAAAATTAGAATCATTGAATTAAATAAATCTTGCGAAGATATCACAGGATACTCCTTTAAAGAAGTAAAAAACAAAAATCCAAATATTTTTTCTTCAGAAACAATCTCCAGTGATAGATATAAAAAAATATGGAAGCAGATTTCTAAGAGTGGTTTTTGGATTGGTGAACTTCAGAATAGACATAAAAATGGAAATATCTATCCTATAATTATAAAAATCTATAAGTTTTATAATAAAAAGTCAAAAAAACTTAATTACTTTGGAATATTTTCAGATATTTCATCACAAGAAAGAAAGAATGACAATTTATTACATTTAGCTTATCATGACCCTTTAACAAATCTTCCAAATAGACTTAAACTTGAAGCACAATTAGAATATGTTGTGAATAACTCTAAACGAAATAATTTACAATTTGCAATTTTATTTTTAGACTTAGATGATTTTAAAATCATAAATGACACTTTAGGTCATTCAAGTGGTGATGAAGTTTTGATCTCCTTTGCAAATAAATTTAAAGAAATTATTAGAACGAATGATATGATAGCAAGAGTTGGTGGAGATGAATTTATTGTAGTTTTAAGTGATATTTCTAACTATTTATTTATTGAAAGAGTTTGTAGTAAAATTTTAGCCCTAGTAAATAAACCATTTAATATTAATAATACTAGTTTTAATATAGGTGTTAGTATTGGAATTGCAGTTTATCCGCAAAATGCCGATAATTATAAAGATTTAATTCATAATGCAGACTCGGCAATGTATTATGCAAAAAACAAAGGTAAAAATCATTTTAAATTTTATTCAAAACAAATGAATAAAAATCATAATTTTCAAGCTGAAAAAGAAATAGAACTTTTTAATGCTATTAAAAATGATGAATTCATTATTCACTTTCAACCAGAAATTGATCTTAAGACTAATAAAGTTTTTGCCTTAGAAGTTTTATCTAGATGGAAAAAAAATAATAAAGTAGTTATGCCTAATGATTTTATATCAGATTTAGATAATACAAATCATATAATAGAGTTTGAAAAACAAATCCTAATAAAAGCCTGTAAACAGTTAAAACTTTGGCAAGATAGAGATATCTATAATGGTGTTATTTCTATAAATATTTCTGGAAAACATCTAGAAACAGGTGATTTATATAAGCTAGTTGTAGATGTGTTGAAAAGTCACAAGTTAGAAGCAAAATACTTAGAATTAGAATTTAATGAGTATGATGTAATGAAAATATCAACAAAAACACTTTTTACATTAAATAATCTATCGGTATTGGGAGTTAGTTTATCTATAGATAATTTTGGAAAAGGTTTTTCTTCTTTTAATTATTTAAGAGAATGCTCAATTTCAAAACTAAAAATTGATAAATCATACATTGATTCTTTAACAAAAGAAAATAATGATGAGGATATTGTTAAATCAATTATTGATTTAGGTATTAATATGGGATTATCTGTAATTGCTGAAGGTATAGAAGTTCCTTTGCAAGATGAAATTATAAAGAAAAATTCATGTACTAAAGTTCAAGGCTTTTTTTATGCAAAACCAATGGATAGTAAAGAGTTTGAACATTGGTACAAAAATTTCAATCAATTAAATATAAAAGCTTAA
- the dbpA gene encoding ATP-dependent RNA helicase DbpA: protein MVQKFQSIKYKSLSLDIISKNYNKKGFIISTNIKEDEKFSKLKLPEEFLKNLESLGFDKMTEIQAKSLPSLLDEKDVIAQAKTGSGKTVAFSIPIVQKLDVKRFRIQSIVLAPTRELANQIAIEIRKLSRHIHNVKVLTLCGGVAYRPQVSSLFHGAHIIVGTPGRILKHINEENINLNEVNTLVLDEADKMLDMGFLEDIGLIIDTLPKNRQSMLFSATYQENIDNLAKFVTKNPLNVKNENEEKTIIDQKLYETNQDAKTSIIPSLISSNKAKSVIIFCNTKIQCDALSDDLYDLGLDVLTLHSDLEQKQRDETIIFFSNKSYPILIATDVASRGLHIDDIDLVINYDIARDLETHTHRIGRTARAGKGGLAISLFTIDDEDKIEDLKADFDNLQFERVEHLDDDLSYKIDSDYRTLFINGGKKQKVRAGDILGALTAGVGLAKDDIGKINSLDFCSYVAVKKEVVKKALDGLSNGRIKGKYFKIYEK, encoded by the coding sequence TTGGTACAAAAATTTCAATCAATTAAATATAAAAGCTTAAGTTTAGATATAATATCAAAAAATTATAATAAAAAAGGCTTTATCATTTCTACAAATATAAAAGAAGATGAAAAATTCTCAAAATTAAAACTTCCAGAAGAGTTCTTAAAAAACCTTGAATCTTTAGGTTTTGACAAAATGACAGAAATTCAAGCAAAATCTTTACCTTCACTTTTAGATGAAAAAGATGTAATTGCACAAGCAAAAACAGGTTCAGGAAAAACTGTTGCTTTTTCTATTCCTATTGTTCAAAAACTTGATGTAAAAAGATTTAGAATACAATCAATAGTTCTTGCACCTACACGTGAACTTGCTAATCAAATTGCAATTGAAATTAGAAAACTATCACGACATATTCATAATGTAAAAGTTCTTACACTTTGTGGCGGAGTTGCATATAGACCTCAAGTATCATCACTTTTTCATGGAGCACATATAATTGTTGGAACTCCAGGAAGAATTTTAAAGCATATAAATGAAGAGAATATCAATTTAAATGAAGTTAATACTTTAGTTCTAGATGAAGCTGATAAAATGCTTGATATGGGTTTTTTAGAAGATATTGGACTTATTATTGATACACTTCCAAAAAATAGACAATCTATGCTATTTTCTGCAACATACCAAGAAAATATTGATAATTTAGCTAAGTTTGTTACAAAAAATCCATTAAATGTAAAAAATGAAAATGAAGAAAAAACTATAATTGATCAAAAGCTTTATGAAACAAATCAAGATGCAAAAACATCGATTATTCCTTCTTTAATCTCATCAAATAAAGCAAAATCTGTGATTATTTTTTGTAATACAAAAATACAATGTGATGCTTTAAGTGATGATTTATATGACTTAGGACTTGATGTATTAACTCTTCATTCTGATTTAGAACAAAAGCAAAGAGATGAAACAATTATCTTTTTCTCAAATAAATCTTATCCTATTTTAATTGCAACTGATGTAGCCTCAAGAGGTTTACATATTGATGATATTGATTTAGTAATCAATTATGATATTGCAAGAGATTTAGAAACGCATACACATAGAATTGGCCGAACTGCAAGAGCAGGGAAGGGTGGTTTAGCTATTTCTTTATTTACAATTGATGATGAGGATAAAATAGAAGATTTAAAAGCTGATTTTGATAACTTGCAGTTTGAAAGAGTCGAACACTTAGATGATGATTTATCATATAAAATTGATAGTGATTACAGAACACTGTTTATAAATGGTGGAAAAAAACAAAAAGTAAGAGCAGGTGATATTTTAGGAGCCCTTACAGCAGGTGTTGGACTTGCTAAAGATGATATAGGAAAAATAAACTCTCTAGATTTTTGCTCTTATGTAGCAGTAAAAAAAGAAGTAGTGAAAAAAGCTTTAGATGGTTTAAGTAATGGTAGAATTAAAGGTAAATACTTTAAGATTTATGAAAAATAA
- a CDS encoding mechanosensitive ion channel family protein, with translation MEMDMEKYASTAVNLTMEYAPKLALAIVTLIIGLWIISAVTKVLGKALVASKTDETLIPFLQSLTSWGLKILLFISVASMVGIATTSFVAVLGAAGLAIGLALQGSLANFAGGVLLLVFRPYKIGDLIESQGQLGIVKEIQIFNTVLTTFQNKTVILPNSAVSSNSITNVTANGTIRVDMEIGISYDSNIADAKKVILDTIAKNDKVLKDPACAVGVNALADSSVNLLVMPWCNTDDYWDVYFGVREDIKNALDAANISIPFPQRDVHIINQDS, from the coding sequence ATGGAAATGGATATGGAAAAATACGCATCAACTGCGGTTAATTTAACAATGGAATATGCACCTAAGCTTGCACTTGCAATTGTAACATTAATCATTGGACTATGGATTATTAGTGCAGTAACAAAAGTATTAGGTAAAGCATTAGTTGCTTCAAAAACAGATGAAACTTTAATTCCGTTTTTACAAAGTTTAACATCATGGGGATTAAAGATATTACTATTTATCTCTGTTGCTTCAATGGTAGGAATTGCTACTACTTCATTTGTAGCTGTTCTGGGTGCTGCTGGTTTAGCTATTGGTTTAGCATTACAAGGTTCACTTGCAAACTTTGCAGGAGGAGTATTATTATTAGTATTTAGACCTTATAAAATTGGTGATTTAATTGAATCACAAGGTCAATTAGGAATTGTTAAAGAAATTCAAATCTTTAATACTGTTTTAACAACGTTCCAAAATAAAACAGTAATTTTACCAAACTCAGCAGTTTCTTCTAACTCAATTACAAATGTAACTGCAAATGGTACTATTAGAGTTGATATGGAAATTGGTATTTCTTATGATAGTAATATAGCTGATGCTAAAAAAGTAATACTTGATACAATTGCTAAAAATGACAAAGTATTAAAAGACCCTGCTTGTGCAGTTGGAGTAAATGCATTAGCTGATTCTTCAGTTAATTTACTTGTAATGCCTTGGTGTAATACTGATGATTATTGGGATGTTTATTTTGGTGTAAGAGAAGATATTAAAAATGCATTAGATGCAGCAAATATATCAATTCCTTTCCCACAAAGAGATGTACATATTATCAATCAAGATTCATAA